The following coding sequences lie in one Gadus macrocephalus chromosome 1, ASM3116895v1 genomic window:
- the tp73 gene encoding tumor protein p73 — MSASNGLYYVKKKSQYNLLSSSMESPGSRAASTSPYGSENASSTLSYHFQPWKLSVSLCQRGDQYKQRGLKPVFKWPLFSCPPSLSPSPPPPTLISPSSTSPLLLSPPPTSTSPLTHLSLLSSSPTSVSLLSPLQHSPLLKKLYCQIAKTCPIQIKLSSPPPHGSVIRAMPIYKKAEHVTEVVKRCPNHELGRDFNDGQVAPASHLIRVEGNNLCQYVDDPATGRQSTFVPYEGPQVGTEFTTILYNFMCNSSCVGGMNRRPILIIITLETRDGQVLGRSSFEGRICACPGRDRKADEDHFREQQALNDSVAKNGNANKRNFKQTPQNLPSQNVNMKKRRNGEEEIYYIPVRGRENFELLMRIKDSLELVELVPQPLVDSYRQQTQQQLLQRPSHISSPASYSPLSNMNKLHTHGGGLSKLPSVNQMVGQQHQHNHQASNSMGHMGPSMHGGHHMQTNGDMNGGHGSQPIVSTSHCSPPPPYNPDPSLVSFLTSLGCHNCIDYFTSQGLQSLYHLQTLTMEDLVSLKIPEQFRLAIWRGLQDMKQQGGPLPPPPPPPPPPPNHHQDYHHHHHHHGQQLLRSSSNMAATAMATMGPAGGGGGGGGGGGGGGELQRQRVMEAVHFRVRHTITIPNRPGMGGGQGMGAVAGADEWPDFGFDMPDCKVSRNKHSIKEEFMDSDVR; from the exons TCCCAGTACAACCTGCTGAGCAGCAGCATGGAGAGCCCTGGCAGCCGCGCCGCCTCCACCAGCCCCTACGGCTCGGAGAACGCCTCGTC AACCCTATCGTATCATTTTCAGCCTTGGAAGCTAAGCGTGAGTCTTTGTCAAAGAGGGGACCAATACAAACAGAGAGGACTGAAACCTGTGTTTAAATGGCCTCTCTTCTCctgtcctccttctctctcaccctctcctcctcctcccaccttaatctccccctcatccacctctcctctcctcctctcaccccctcccacctcaacctcacccctcacccacctctctctcctctcctcctcacccacctctgtctccctcctctccccgctGCAGCACTCCCCGCTGCTGAAGAAGCTGTACTGTCAGATCGCCAAGACGTGCCCCATCCAGATCAAGCTGTCCTCGCCGCCGCCCCACGGCAGTGTCATCCGCGCCATGCCCATCTACAAGAAGGCGGAGCACGTCACCGAGGTGGTCAAACGCTGCCCCAACCACGAGCTAGGCCGTGACTTCAATGACG GTCAAGTGGCTCCAGCCAGCCACCTCATACGTGTGGAGGGGAACAACCTGTGCCAGTACGTGGACGACCCGGCCACCGGGAGGCAGAGCACGTTCGTACCTTACGAGGGGCCGCAG GTGGGAACGGAGTTCACCACCATCTTGTACAACTTCATGTGCAACAGCAGCTGTGTGGGGGGCATGAACCGACGgcccatcctcatcatcatcaccctgGAGACGCGAGA CGGTCAGGTTCTGGGCCGGAGTTCGTTTGAAGGGCGGATATGTGCGTGTCCGGGCCGCGACCGCAAGGCGGACGAAGACCACTTCAGGGAGCAGCAGGCGCTGAACGACAGCGTGGCCAAGAACGGAAACGCCAACAAACGCA ACTTCAAACAGACCCCACAAAACCTCCCCAGCCAGAACGTAAACATGAAGAAGAGGCGgaacggagaggaggagatctACTATATTCCT gtgcgggGCAGGGAGAACTTTGAGCTCCTGATGAGGATCAAGGACAGCCtggagctggtggagctggTCCCCCAGCCGCTGGTCGACTCCTACCGACAGCAgacccagcagcagctgctgcagcggCC gagTCACATCTCGTCCCCGGCCTCCTACTCCCCTCTGTCCAACATGAACAAGCTCCACACGCATGGCGGCGGCCTGAGCAAGCTGCCCTCGGTCAACCAGATGGTgggccagcagcaccagcacaaCCACCAGGCCTCCAACAGCATGGGCCACATGG gccCCTCGATGCACGGGGGCCACCACATGCAGACCAACGGGGACATGAACGGGGGCCACGGCAGTCAGCCAATCGTATCAACCTCTCACTgcagcccgccccctccatATAACCCTGACCCCAGCCTCGTCAG CTTTCTAACCAGCCTGGGCTGCCACAACTGCATCGACTACTTCACCTCCCAGGGCCTCCAGAGCCTCTACCACCTCCAGACCCTCACCATGGAG GACCTGGTTTCCCTGAAGATCCCCGAGCAGTTCCGCCTGGCTATCTGGCGGGGGCTGCAGGACATGAAGCAGCAGGGGGGGCccctcccgccgccgccgccgccgccgcccccgccgcccaaCCATCACCaagactaccaccaccaccaccaccaccacggccagCAGCTGCTGCGCTCCAGCAGCAACATGGCCGCCACCGCCATGGCCACCATGGGGCCggcgggcgggggcggcggcgggggcggcggcggcggcggcggcggggagctCCAGCGGCAGCGTGTGATGGAGGCCGTGCACTTCCGCGTGCGCCACACCATCACCATCCCCAACCGGCCCGGCATGGGGGGTGGCCAGGGGATGGGGGCGGTGGCCGGGGCGGACGAGTGGCCCGACTTCGGCTTCGACATGCCGGACTGCAAGGTATCCCGCAACAAGCACTCCATCAAAGAGGAGTTCATGGACAGTGACGTTCGCtaa